The sequence AGCTGACGCGTGAGGCGGGCTGCCCGCTCCATCTCGCCCACGCCACCATGAACTTCGGCGTGAACAAGGGCAAGGGCGCTGAGCTGCTGGAGCTGTTGGACGAGGCGCTGGGGGGTGGGGCGGACATCACGCTCGACACGTATCCGTACACGCCGGGGTGTACGACTCTCGTGGCCATGCTGCCCAGTTGGGCCAGCGAGGGTGGCCCTGAGGCGATCCTTGCCCGGCTGGGGGATGCGGAGACCGCCGAGCGGATCCGGCATCACATGGAGGTGGTGGGGTCCGATGGGTGTCATGGCGTGCCCATTGAATGGGACACCATCGAGATCTCGGGTGTCGCCGATCCGGCGCTCGCGTCCTATGTGGGCCTGACGGTTCAGGACTCCGCGGACGCGCGCGGTGAGGCGCCGTGGACGACCGCCCGCCGGTTGTTGCTCGACGACGGTCTCGGGTCGACGATCCTGCAGCACGTGGGGCACGAGGACAACGTGCAGACGATCATGCGGCACCGCGTTCACACCGGTGGCTCGGACGGCATCCTGCGCGGTGACAAGCCGCATCCGCGGGCGTACGGCACGTTCCCGCAGTATCTCGGCCGCTATGTGCGGGAGTTGGGTGTGCTGAGCCTGGAGGAGTGTGTCGCTCATCTGACGTCGCGGCCCGCGGCTCGGCTGCGGCTGCCCGACCGTGGTCTTGTACGGGAGGGCTACCGCGCCGACCTGGTTCTCTTCGACCCGGAGACCGTGGCCGCGGGGTCGACCTTCGACGTGCCGCGTGCGCTGCCGGTCGGCATCCCGCATGTCCTGATCGACGGGCGCTTTGTCATCGAGGACGGGCGGCGCACGGATGTGCTGGCGGGACGGGCGGTCCGCCGGACTCCTCGCTGACCGCCCGCCGACCGGCTGTTACGGCTTGGGCAGGGTGCACCCGGCGGCGTTCAGGTCGAGCTTGCTGTCGACGCCGAAGCAGGCGGGTATCTGGTAGGTCTCCTGCCCGTAGTTGATGCCCGCGCGGACGGTGACCGTGCCGTTCTCGTCCACCTCGCACGGGTTGTTCTCGGTGCAGCGCCCGCCGTCCTCGTTGCCGGTGTTGTTGACGGCGACGACGTTGCCGGTGGCGTTGTCGACCACGGGCGAGCCCGAGGTACCGCCGATGGTCTGGCAGGCGGAGGTGTAGCGGACCGAGTCCTTCCAGGTCCAGTCGCCCTCCTTGAGGCGGTAGGCGAAGCCGTCGATGTTGCAGGCGTACGTGCGCTTCCAGTAGCCGGAGACGACCGTGATGGCGGTGCCGGCCACCGGGTGCGTGTCGTTGAGCGTCAGCGGGCTGATGCCGTACGAGCTGGTGATCTGCCCGTACGTGGTGGTGAGCTGGTAGAGCGAGACGTCCGTGTCGGTCATCGTGGCGTACGCGATCTTGCCGGCCCGCAGGGTGGCGACGCGGGTGCCGGCGGAGTTCAGCAGACCGAAGGTGCGGCTGGAGGCCCGGTCGACGATGACCTCGCCGGCCGCGGGGAATCCGGTCTCCAGGCAGTGGCCGTTGGACATCACCAGCGCCGGGTCGTCGGCCTCCGAGTCCGGGAAGCGCACGACGGAGCCGGAGCAGTTGCTGAGCGAGACGGTGCCGGCGAAGTTGACGGCCTGGACGGCCGCGGGCGCCTTGGTGTCGGTCGAGGTCTCCGTGGCGGCCACCGCCGGTGCTGCCAGGCCCGTCCCTGTGATCATCAGGGCGCCGAGCGCGGCAAGGAGAGGCTTTTTCATGTGGGGGTCCCCTCGTGTGACGTGAGCGGCCGGAGATCTTCCGGCCACTTCCCGTTTTTGTCATGCGCATTCTGAGGCGAACAGATTCCGACGAACAAGGACCCATTTCCAGCCGCCGGAAGCCCCAGCAAGAAAGCAGGGCTCGCACGGATGGCCCACTCAAGGGCGCGGGCGGCCCTTTAAGGGGCGCGGGGAACTGCGCGACCAGCAACGACCGACCGGCACCGACACACCGACGGCCACCCCACCCCCCTAGGGGCGCGAGGAACTGCGCGACCAGCCCCGACCGACCCGCAGCCACGCGTCGGCGTCCGCCCCAGACCCCCCTAGGGGCGCGGGGAACTGCGCGACCAGCAACAACGAACCCGCACCCACACACCGACGACCACCCCACCCCCCAGGGGCGCGGGGAACTGCGCGACCAGCCGCACCCCACCCAGGCCGAGCCAAACACCCGCACCCCCCGGAGGGGCCACGTGGTGGAAAACACGCCGCGACATCCATTACCCGCCCGTAAGCTCACGGACATGCAGGTGATCCAGTCGACCAAGCTCGCCAACGTCTGTTACGAGATCCGGGGCCCGGTGCTTGAGGAGGCGATGCGGCTGGAAGCGGCCGGCCATCGCATCCTCAAGCTGAACACCGGAAACCCGGCAGCCTTCGGCTTCGAGTGCCCGCCGGAGATCCTGGAGGACATCCTCCGCAACGTCTCGTCGGCGCACGGCTACGGAGACGCGAAGGGCCTGCTCGCGGCACGCCGCGCCGTGGTCATGCACAACCAGACGCTGGGCATAGAGACGGACGTCGAGCACGTCTTCATCGGCAACGGCGTGTCCGAGCTGATCGTGATGGCGATGCAGGGCCTGCTGGACGACGGCGACGAGGTCCTCGTACCGGCGCCGGACTACCCCCTGTGGACAGCCGCCGTCTCCCTCTCCGGCGGCACCGCCGTGCACTACCGCTGCGACGAGCAGTCCGCCTGGATGCCCGATCTCGCCGACGTGGAGCGGAAGGTCACCGACCGCACCAAGGCGATCGTGATCATCAACCCGAACAACCCGACGGGTGCCGTGTACGACGAGGCGATGCTGCGGGGGCTCACCGACATCGCCCGCCGCCACAACCTGCTGGTCTGCTCGGACGAGATCTACGACAAGATCCTGTACGACGAGGCCGTGCACACCCCCACCGCCAAGGTCGCCCCCGACCTGCTCACCCTCACCTTCAACGGGATGTCGAAGGCGTACCGCGTGGCCGGGTACCGGGTGGGATGGATGGCGATCTCCGGGCCGCGGGCGCACGCCGACTCGTACATCGAGGGGCTGACGATCCTCGCCAATATGCGGCTCTGCGCGAACATGCCCGGTCAGCACGGTGTCGTCGCCGCCCTCAGCGGCCGGCAGACCATCAACGATCTCGTGCTGCCCGGCGGGCGGCTGCGCGAGCAGCGGGACGTGGCGCACAAGCTGCTGACCGACATCCCGGGCGTGACCTGCGTGAAGCCCAAGGGCGCGCTCTACCTCTTCCCGCGCCTCGACCCGAAGGTCTTCAAGATCAAGGACGACCGGCGGATGGTGCTGGACCTGCTGCGCACCGAGAAGATCATGGTGGTGCAGGGGACGGGCTTCAACTGGCCGGAACAGGACCACTTCCGGGTCGTCACCCTGCCCACGACAAGGGACCTGACGGACGCGGTGACACGGATCGGGAACTTCCTGGAGAAGTACGCCCAGAACTGACACCCGGTCACCCTGCGTGGTCACCCGGTCCCACTTTCGGAGTCCGCTCAACTTTAGACGAAATCTAAGCTAGGATGGCTTCCTGTCAGAGCACAGGAGGCCATCTCCCATGTACGAACCGATCCGCACCAAGTCGGTCCACACGATGGCCGGCACCGCCGACTTCCCCCACCGGTCGCGCGAGGAGGAGCTGGACATCCAGCTCGCCGGTCATCTGGCGGCCCTGCTCGCGGTCACGGACGAGCTCCGTGGCCTCGAACCGTCTGCCGAGCTCGATGTCGCCGCGCAGCGGCTGGCCGAGCAGGTGACCCGGCTGCGCGGCGGGCTTGCGCCGGCCCGCGCGGCGGTCGCCGCCACCGGTCGCGGGCCGCTGCCCGCCGCTCTGCATCAGCGGGCGCACGCCCTTGCGGGGCGCGCTCTCGTCGTCGCGGCGTCCCGGGCGGACACCGCGGGCGCGATCCTGGCCGCCGAGCGCATGGATGTGCACGCGGCGGCCTTGGCGGCGCCGGCGTCAGCCCTCACCGCCCTCTGAGCCGAGGGCTTCGAAGCCCTCGGGCTTCCCCTGTCGGCCCCGGTCCGCGCGCACCCGCAGCGACGTGCGGGCCGGGTGCCACGCATGTCGGAAGGGCCGCACCCTTGAGGGGTGGGGTCCTTTCGTTCTTGAGCGCGGCCTCTTCTTCCGGGTGCGTCCGGCTGTTCTTCCCGAGCGGGTCGGTGAGGGCCTGTCGCGCCGTTCCCCCGCCCCCACCGGGGCACCCCTGGCCTGATAGGACGCCGGCGTTCCGGTTGCGTACTGGGATGGGGTGGTCACCCCCTGTTCATCCGAAGCAGCGAGGAACGTCGGGTTCCGGGAGCAGGCTCCGGGTGTGAGACGAATCATCGCCATCGTCCTGGCGGTATTCCTGATCGGCGGAGTGGCAGCAGCCGTCGTAGCGGGCCGCGAAGAGCAGGACAGCAGCACGGCAACGAAGACCGTGCGAGGAGTGATCGGGTCGGAGAAGGCGGAGTTCTTCGCCGACCCTGATGTGGTGAAGGCCCTGGCTGCCAGGGGCTACACCGTGGAGACGGAGACCTCCGGGTCCTGGGCCATGGAGGGACTCGACCTCAAGGGGTACGACTTCACGTTCCCCTCCAGTCAGGCGCCCGCCGGGGAACTGGCCTCGAAGTACCACGTACGGCAGCCCCTGCCGCGCCCCTTCTACTCGCCGCTCGTGGTCGTGGCGCACCGCAGCGCCGCCGGAGTACTGGCGGACAACGGCCTCGCGACGCTGGGCGGGAAGGGCAACGGCACCCTCAAGATGGGCGCCTATCTCAAGGCCGCCGGGGGCGACCGGACCTGGCAGCAGCTCAAAGGGGCCGGAAAGCATGGTGAGTTGAGCGGCACGCTGTTCATCTCCACCACCGACCCGACCAGTTCGAACTCGGGCGCCCTGTATCTCGCCGCCGCCTCCTACGTCGCGGATGGCGGCCGGGTCGCCGACGGCGCCGCGGCCGTCGACCGTACAGCGCCCCTGATGCGCAAACTGATCAGCGTCCAGGGGTCGCAGCAGACCAGCACGGACGCGGCCTTCCGGGACTTCGTCAGCGGCGTCGGAAACCCGCTGGTCCTCGTGTACGAGTCCCAGGTCGCCGCGCTCCTCGCCGAAGGCCAGGGTGCCGACGACCTGGTCGTTCTCTACCCGGACACCACCGCCAACAGCGATCACACAGTGGTCCCCCTCACGGCGGAGGGCCGCGCCCTCGGTGAACTGCTGGGGACCGACGAGGAGTTGCGCAGGCTCGCGGTGCGGCACGGGTTCAGGCCCCAGGGCGCGGCCGTCGAGTTCACGGCGGCCACCGACGCCCACACCACGTATCTCAACCAGAAGCTGACCGGTGTCCGGCAGGTGCCCGTGCCCGCCTCCAAGGTGCTGCACGAGATGGCGCGCCGGGCCCGGGACTAGGGGGAACAGCAAGTGGGCAACACCGAGGACACCTTCACTCTCACTCCTCCGGAGGCCGTCGCGGCCGTGCCGAAGGAGAAGGCCGGCGGGCTCGTGCCGGTCGACGATTCCGTACGTACGGACATGGCGCGCAAGGCCGCCGAGTACGTCGACGGGCTCGCCGCGCTCGACGCCCGCTCCCCCCAGTTCGCCGGGAAGATCGGCGAGATCGTCGCACTCGGCTCGGGCGAGATGCGCGGGGCCGCCGCCCAGTCGAACCGCATGCTGGAGCGTACGGTCCGCGCCCTTCCCGCGAACGGCGAGGACGCCCAGTCGCGCGTCTCGTCCTCGCTCGTCGAACTCCGGCGCACCGTGCAGGATCTGGACCCGCGCGAGCTGCCCGGCGGCAGGGCACGCAAGCTGCTGTCCCGGCTGCCGGGCGGCAACAAACTCCGTGACCATGTGGCCAAGTACGCCTCCGCGCAGGGCACGTTGAACAAGATCGTGGGCTCGCTGCGCGGCGGCCAGGACGAACTGCGGCGCGACAACGCGGCCCTGCAGACCGAGCGTGTCCGTCTGTGGGACTCGATGGGCAAACTCCAGGAGTACGTCGTCCTGACCGAGGCCCTGGACGCGGCCGTCGAGGGCCACATCGGTGGGGTGGAGGCGCTGGATCCCGCGCAGGCGGACACCCTGCGCGCCGACGTTCTCTTCCCCGTACGGCAGAAGCACCAGGACCTGCTCACCCAGCTCGCGGTGTGCGCCCAGGGCTATCTGGCCATGGACGTGGTCCGCCGCAACAACGAGGAGCTGATCAAGGGCGTCGACCGAGCGGCCACCACCACGGTCTCCGCGCTGCGCATCTCGGTCATGCTCGCCTCCGCCCTGGACACCCAGCGCAAGGTCGTCGAGCAGGTCAACGCGCTGCGCGGCACGACGGAGGACCTCATCCGCGGCAACGCGGAGATGCTCGCCACCCAGAGCGGCGAGATCCAGCGCATCGCGGCCGACCCCGCCGTGGGGGCGGAGACCCTCCGCTCGGCCTTCCAGCAGATCTACCAGACCCTCGACACCATCGACACGTACAAGGCCCAGGCCACGGAAACGATGGCCGCGACGGTGGAGTCCCTGACCGCGGAACTCCAGCACGCCACGACGTACTTGGAACGCAGCCGCTCCCAGGGCGCCTTGGAAGGGGGGCTTGGGTGAACCCGACTGTGGGCAGGCGTTCCGCAGGGCGATGGGGCCCCCGCACGAGCGGAGCCGAGCGTGGGGGAGGGTGGGCACGGACCACCCGCCTGGCCGCAGCCGCCATCGCGTTGGCATTGGTGACAGCCGGATGCACGTCGGCCGTGGAAGAGCCGAGCGCTTCGAACAACGAGCCGGAACCCGGCACCCTCCGCGTACTCGCCTCCAGCGAACTCGTCGACATGAAGAGCGTCCTGGACCAGGTCCACAAGGACACCGGCATCACGGTCCGGCCCACCTACATGGGCACACTCGACGCGGTCGACCTCCTGGCGAAGGGCAGGGCGAAGGGCGTGTACGACGCGATCTGGCTGTCCTCCAACGACTACCTGCGTCTCACTCCCGCCGCAGCGAAGCAGGTCGTGTCCCAGACCCCGGTGATGTCCAGCCCGCTGGCCATCGGGGTGAAGAACGCCACCGTACGGAAGCTCGGCTGGAAGCCGCAGGACGTCACCTGGGCCGACATCGAGAAGGCGGTGCGCGACGACGGGCTGACCTACGGCATGACCGACCCGTCCCGCTCCAACTCGGGTTTCTCCACCCTCATATCGGTGGCCTCGGGTCTCTCCGACGCCCAGTCGGCGCTGACGGACGCGGATGTGGAGGAGGCGACGCCCCGGCTGACGGAGTTCTTCAAGGGGCAGAAGCTGACGTCCGGGTCCTCGGGCTGGCTGGCCCAGGCGTACGACCGGCGCGGTGACGTCGACGCGCTGCTCAACTACGAGTCGGTGCTGAAGTCGAGGAAGGACCTGACGGTGATCCGCCCGCGCGACGGCGTCGTCACCGCCGACTATCCGCTGTCCTCGCTCGCGTCCACCAGTCAGGAGGTCCGTGACGACGTCCGCCGGCTCACCGAGGCCCTGCGTACCCCGGCGACCCAGCGGCTGATCACCGACCGGACGCTGCGCCGGCCCGTCGTGCCCTCCGTGCCGCTCGCGGCGGGGCTCGACAGTTCCCGGCGGCGCGAACTGCCGTTCCCGGGCGGCCGTTCCGTCGCCGACGGGCTCCTCGACTCCTACGAGAACAAGCTGCGCCGCCCCTCCCGGACCGTGTACGTGCTCGACACCTCGGGCTCGATGCGTGAGGACGGGCGGCTCGGCCGGCTGAAGAAGGCGCTCACCGACCTCACCGGCGACTTCCGCGAACGCGAGGAGGTGACGCTCATGCCGTTCGGCTCGGCCGTCAAGAGCGTACGCACGCATGTGGTGCGGCCCGGGGACCCGCGTTCGGGGCTCGACGCGATCCGGCGTGACACCGAGGCGCTCACCGCGGAGGGCGACACGGCGATCTACACGTCGCTGCAGAAGGCGTACGAGCATCTGGGGGCCGACGACGACACGTTCACGTCGGTCGTGCTGATGACGGACGGCGAGAACACGGAGGGCGCCGGCCCGGCGGAGTTCGACGGGTTCTACGGCCGGCTGTCCGGGGACGAGCGGCGGATCCCCGTCTTCCCGATCCTCTTCGGCGACTCCGACCGCGGCGAGCTGGAACACATCGCCGACCTGACCGGCGGCCGTCTCTTCGACGCCCGGAAGGGCTCGCTCGACGGCGCCTTCGAGGAGATCCGTGGCTACCAATAAGTCTCCCGCCAACAGGTTTCTCGGCTACCTGGAGTCCCGAAAGAACCTCACCGGGAGCGCCTGCGGGATCGCCGGTCTCGGGCTGACCTTCGCGGGAGTGGCGGGTGTGTACTGGCCGGTCGTCGTCGCGGGCCTGTACGGCGCGGGTGCGCTGGTCGCCCCGCCGGAGCGGCCGCCCTTGCCGGACTTCCCGGATCCTTCCGCCCAACTGGACGGCATCCGTGAGGACTTCGGGAAGCTTCGGGCCTACCTGGCGGACGTCGAGCTGCCGCCCGCGGCCGCCGGCCGGCTCACCGAGCTGACCGAGCTGCTGACGGCGCTCCTCGACCCCGGGTGGGTCGCTGAGATCCTCGCGCGCGACCCGGAGGGGGTGCACGCGCTGTCCCGGGCCGTGCGGACCGATGTCCCGGAGGCCGTCGACACGTTCGTACGGACGCGGTGGTGGGCGCGGTTGGCGCCCGGTACGGAGGCGCCCGAGCGGCATCTCGAACGGCAGCTGGGGTTGCTGCACGAGGAGGCGGAGGCGCTGGCCGCCGGGCTGCGCGAGACGGAGGCCCGGCGCCAGGAATCCCACACCCGCTATCTGGAGGACCGGGCGTAGCCGAGGGCCCGACGGAGGAGGGGCGGGGCTCACCCGGCGCCGAACTCCGCGACCGCCCGTCCCACGATCGCCTCCAGCTGCTCATGGTGCGCCCCGCGCCAGTACGCCCGCCCGCACTCCCCGCACCGCGCGAACACGTCGTACGAACGTCGCGTCCCCCCTTCGAGCTGCTCGGCGACCTCGTCCTTGGAGGCCGCCGCCAACAGTCCGTTGCACGCGGTGCACCGGCTCCACGGCCGGAGTTCGGGCGCGAACCGGCCCAGTACGTCCCGTAGTTGCTCGTCGGGCCGGGTGCTGTAGACGAACGCCCCGGCCCACAGCTCCCGGCGCCTGAGCAGCCCCCGGTCCCGGCTCAGCAGGACCCGCCGCTCGGCCGCCGACCTCGCCGCGAGCGCGGGATCGCCGATGTCCAGCGACTCGTAGGCGGCGTCGACACCGAGCAGTCGGAGTCGGCGCGCCAGCGTGCCGAGGTGGACGTCGAGCAGGAAACGCAAAGGGGCGCCCGGGACCGGCTGGGGGCGCTCTGCCGCTCGTACCTCGACGGAGTCCGCCGCCGCCGGCAGATGCGAGACGGCCACCGTGCGGCCGTTCACCACGAGTTCGCCGACCTCGGTCAGCGGAACGCCGAGCGACTCGACGACATGGCCCAGCGTGGACGAGCCGTCGGTGGCGACGGGCGTGGCCCCCGCCCGGCGTCCGTGCGGGACGAACACCCGTAGTCCTGGGGCGAATTCGACGTGGATCTCCGGTCCGTTCACCGGGTCAGGATGACATGCGGGCCGGGCCCGTGGCCTCAGGGTTTCCCCGGAGCGAGCCCGTGCTGCAGGACGTTCAGGGCCCGCTCGACGAGGTCACCGAGGTCGTCCTCGTGCCGGTGCTCGGCCCAGTACAGGGTCACCTCCATCAGACCGCCGACGAGGGACATCGCGAAGACGCGCACCTCGAAGCTGTCGGGTGCCCGGCCGGTGCGTTCGCCGATGACCTGGCAGAGCAGATGCCCGGTGACGGACATGCTCTCCATCATCCGTGAACGCACGGAGGGCACCTCGACCATCAGCCGGGTCCGCAGCCGGGTCACCTCGGGTTCTTCCGAGGTGCCGAAGGCGATGGACTTCCGGAACACGTGCCTGAGGGATTCGAGCCACGGTTCGTCCGCCGGACGGGCCCGCAGGTCCTCCACCAGGAGCGGGTCGAACTCGTCCGTGAGGACGATGTCCTCCTTGGTCGGGAAGTAGCGGAAGACCGTGGACGGCGACACCTCGGCCAGCTCGGCGATCTGCTCGATCGTCGTCGCGTCGTACCCCTGGTCCTCGATCAGCCGGTACGTCGCGTCACGGATGGCCGTGCGCGTCTTGATCTTCTTGCGCTCACGAAGTCCCAGCTGGGCGTGGGGGGCGGGAGTCGGAGTACGTGCGGCCGTCATGGGGGTCATTGTCGGCCATCGGCCGGGGCCGGTGCCATGTCCGGGTCGGTCACGTCCGAGTCGGTCACGTCCGAGTCGGTCACGTCCGAGTCGGTCATGTCCGGACCGGCGACGTCCTGGAGGGCTGCTACGGCGCCGGTCGCGCCCAGAGCGGTGCCGGTCGCGTCCGGAACAGTCGTGTCCGGGCCGGTGACACCCGAGTCCCCCGCGTCCGGGTCCGCCGCGTCCGAGTGTTCCGTGTCCGCGTTCGGCAGGAACGCTCCCGCCAGCAGCGCCGCGACGAGCGAGGCGATCCCGCACACCAGCAGGACGAGGCCCATGCCGTGGACGTACGCCGTGTCCGCGGAGGTCAGCAGATCGGCGGCACCGGTGCGGTCGGCGACGAGATGGGCCGCGACCACGGACTCCCCCGCCGTGTCCGCCGCCCGCTCGGGCAGTCCGGTCACATCGAGGCGGTCCCGGAAGGTTCCGGCCAGCAGACTGCCGAGCAGTGCGATGCCGATCGCCCCGCCGACCTGGCGCAGCGTCATGAGGAGCCCGGACCCGCTGCCCGCCCGGTCCGCGGGCAGGGCGCCGAGGGCCCCGTCCATCGCCGGGACGATCGCGAAGCCGAAGCCGAGGCCCGCGACCGACA is a genomic window of Streptomyces sp. NBC_00414 containing:
- a CDS encoding pyridoxal phosphate-dependent aminotransferase, whose translation is MQVIQSTKLANVCYEIRGPVLEEAMRLEAAGHRILKLNTGNPAAFGFECPPEILEDILRNVSSAHGYGDAKGLLAARRAVVMHNQTLGIETDVEHVFIGNGVSELIVMAMQGLLDDGDEVLVPAPDYPLWTAAVSLSGGTAVHYRCDEQSAWMPDLADVERKVTDRTKAIVIINPNNPTGAVYDEAMLRGLTDIARRHNLLVCSDEIYDKILYDEAVHTPTAKVAPDLLTLTFNGMSKAYRVAGYRVGWMAISGPRAHADSYIEGLTILANMRLCANMPGQHGVVAALSGRQTINDLVLPGGRLREQRDVAHKLLTDIPGVTCVKPKGALYLFPRLDPKVFKIKDDRRMVLDLLRTEKIMVVQGTGFNWPEQDHFRVVTLPTTRDLTDAVTRIGNFLEKYAQN
- a CDS encoding toxic anion resistance protein, which produces MGNTEDTFTLTPPEAVAAVPKEKAGGLVPVDDSVRTDMARKAAEYVDGLAALDARSPQFAGKIGEIVALGSGEMRGAAAQSNRMLERTVRALPANGEDAQSRVSSSLVELRRTVQDLDPRELPGGRARKLLSRLPGGNKLRDHVAKYASAQGTLNKIVGSLRGGQDELRRDNAALQTERVRLWDSMGKLQEYVVLTEALDAAVEGHIGGVEALDPAQADTLRADVLFPVRQKHQDLLTQLAVCAQGYLAMDVVRRNNEELIKGVDRAATTTVSALRISVMLASALDTQRKVVEQVNALRGTTEDLIRGNAEMLATQSGEIQRIAADPAVGAETLRSAFQQIYQTLDTIDTYKAQATETMAATVESLTAELQHATTYLERSRSQGALEGGLG
- a CDS encoding SCO4983 family protein, with product MYEPIRTKSVHTMAGTADFPHRSREEELDIQLAGHLAALLAVTDELRGLEPSAELDVAAQRLAEQVTRLRGGLAPARAAVAATGRGPLPAALHQRAHALAGRALVVAASRADTAGAILAAERMDVHAAALAAPASALTAL
- a CDS encoding Mut7-C RNAse domain-containing protein is translated as MNGPEIHVEFAPGLRVFVPHGRRAGATPVATDGSSTLGHVVESLGVPLTEVGELVVNGRTVAVSHLPAAADSVEVRAAERPQPVPGAPLRFLLDVHLGTLARRLRLLGVDAAYESLDIGDPALAARSAAERRVLLSRDRGLLRRRELWAGAFVYSTRPDEQLRDVLGRFAPELRPWSRCTACNGLLAAASKDEVAEQLEGGTRRSYDVFARCGECGRAYWRGAHHEQLEAIVGRAVAEFGAG
- a CDS encoding TetR/AcrR family transcriptional regulator; the encoded protein is MTAARTPTPAPHAQLGLRERKKIKTRTAIRDATYRLIEDQGYDATTIEQIAELAEVSPSTVFRYFPTKEDIVLTDEFDPLLVEDLRARPADEPWLESLRHVFRKSIAFGTSEEPEVTRLRTRLMVEVPSVRSRMMESMSVTGHLLCQVIGERTGRAPDSFEVRVFAMSLVGGLMEVTLYWAEHRHEDDLGDLVERALNVLQHGLAPGKP
- a CDS encoding substrate-binding and vWA domain-containing protein; this translates as MTAGCTSAVEEPSASNNEPEPGTLRVLASSELVDMKSVLDQVHKDTGITVRPTYMGTLDAVDLLAKGRAKGVYDAIWLSSNDYLRLTPAAAKQVVSQTPVMSSPLAIGVKNATVRKLGWKPQDVTWADIEKAVRDDGLTYGMTDPSRSNSGFSTLISVASGLSDAQSALTDADVEEATPRLTEFFKGQKLTSGSSGWLAQAYDRRGDVDALLNYESVLKSRKDLTVIRPRDGVVTADYPLSSLASTSQEVRDDVRRLTEALRTPATQRLITDRTLRRPVVPSVPLAAGLDSSRRRELPFPGGRSVADGLLDSYENKLRRPSRTVYVLDTSGSMREDGRLGRLKKALTDLTGDFREREEVTLMPFGSAVKSVRTHVVRPGDPRSGLDAIRRDTEALTAEGDTAIYTSLQKAYEHLGADDDTFTSVVLMTDGENTEGAGPAEFDGFYGRLSGDERRIPVFPILFGDSDRGELEHIADLTGGRLFDARKGSLDGAFEEIRGYQ
- a CDS encoding S1 family peptidase, translated to MKKPLLAALGALMITGTGLAAPAVAATETSTDTKAPAAVQAVNFAGTVSLSNCSGSVVRFPDSEADDPALVMSNGHCLETGFPAAGEVIVDRASSRTFGLLNSAGTRVATLRAGKIAYATMTDTDVSLYQLTTTYGQITSSYGISPLTLNDTHPVAGTAITVVSGYWKRTYACNIDGFAYRLKEGDWTWKDSVRYTSACQTIGGTSGSPVVDNATGNVVAVNNTGNEDGGRCTENNPCEVDENGTVTVRAGINYGQETYQIPACFGVDSKLDLNAAGCTLPKP
- a CDS encoding N-acyl-D-amino-acid deacylase family protein; the protein is MMDVVIRDADVVDGSGGPSYRADVGIEGGRITSVVQEAAAAGCLRPVARRVVDAEGLVLSPGFIDMHAHSDLALLRDPDHSAKVAQGVTLEVIGQDGLSYAPVDDRTLAEVRRAITGWNGNGDDIDFSWRSVGEYLDRLDHGFDGEGIAVNAAYLIPQGAVRMLAVGWDDRAATPRELDRMRQLVADGMREGAVGMSSGLTYTPGMYAKDTELTELCRVVAEYGGYYCPHHRSYGAGALDAYREMVELTREAGCPLHLAHATMNFGVNKGKGAELLELLDEALGGGADITLDTYPYTPGCTTLVAMLPSWASEGGPEAILARLGDAETAERIRHHMEVVGSDGCHGVPIEWDTIEISGVADPALASYVGLTVQDSADARGEAPWTTARRLLLDDGLGSTILQHVGHEDNVQTIMRHRVHTGGSDGILRGDKPHPRAYGTFPQYLGRYVRELGVLSLEECVAHLTSRPAARLRLPDRGLVREGYRADLVLFDPETVAAGSTFDVPRALPVGIPHVLIDGRFVIEDGRRTDVLAGRAVRRTPR